The Streptomyces sp. HUAS CB01 genome has a segment encoding these proteins:
- a CDS encoding TetR/AcrR family transcriptional regulator encodes MTSSAPATRAYRRLSVEERRDQLLRAALTLFAHRAPEDVSLDDVAETAGVSRPLVYRYFPGGKQQLYEAALRSSADALVLCFAEPPTGPPTERLGRVLDRYLDFVDGHDTGFSALMRGGSVAETSRTSAIVDEVRRAAAEQILVHLGVPEPGARVRMMVRTWIAAVEAASLIWLDEDKRPSAGELRDWLVDHLVALLAATAATDEETAGVVRELLALETPSGPVGTLARRVLPFAGDAGHLL; translated from the coding sequence ATGACCTCCAGTGCTCCCGCGACACGCGCGTACCGGCGCCTGAGCGTGGAGGAGCGTCGTGACCAGCTCCTGCGCGCCGCCCTCACGCTGTTCGCCCACCGGGCGCCGGAGGACGTGTCCCTCGACGACGTGGCCGAGACCGCCGGGGTGTCCCGGCCGCTCGTGTACCGGTACTTCCCCGGCGGCAAACAGCAGTTGTACGAGGCCGCCCTGCGCAGCTCCGCCGACGCCCTCGTGCTGTGCTTCGCGGAACCGCCCACCGGGCCGCCGACCGAACGGCTGGGCCGGGTCCTGGACCGCTACCTCGACTTCGTCGACGGGCACGACACCGGGTTCAGCGCGCTGATGCGCGGCGGCAGCGTCGCGGAGACGTCCCGTACCAGCGCGATCGTGGACGAGGTGCGGCGGGCGGCCGCCGAGCAGATCCTGGTCCACCTCGGTGTCCCGGAACCCGGCGCGCGCGTGCGCATGATGGTGCGCACCTGGATCGCCGCCGTGGAGGCGGCCTCGCTGATCTGGCTGGACGAGGACAAACGCCCGTCCGCCGGTGAGCTCCGCGACTGGCTCGTCGACCATCTCGTCGCCCTGCTCGCGGCGACCGCGGCCACCGACGAGGAGACCGCGGGCGTCGTCCGGGAACTGCTCGCCCTGGAGACCCCGTCCGGCCCGGTGGGGACCCTTGCCCGGCGGGTCCTCCCCTTCGCCGGCGACGCGGGCCACCTGCTGTAG